A single Lolium perenne isolate Kyuss_39 chromosome 6, Kyuss_2.0, whole genome shotgun sequence DNA region contains:
- the LOC127310287 gene encoding putative cyclin-F2-1 yields the protein MAFRGSFDLLPGPPPSAFFSGRDDQRTAEFDDAYLRAIGKLPPVRFASIPAHHAAALHDSIELPATCELYAAALDFSAHLSYPAVEVTDFESSTRLSDYDADIDVNLRKMELDVNQRPSPGYLDTLLGDLKSQSTRARLIFWMEDVAHHFRLAAGTLQRAVSYVDRVLSERTLWLTDTEMEYALHLLGATAVYTAAKYEEHCTISKVNAAGIAKSCGFATGLEVIDMEFDMVAALGYDLSGPTAYTFVHHFTRHDKGGEQDLEVQRLAHLFAKQSTLDYRWVRHPPSALAASAVFLAKLILNPVASQVPQWNADFEELTGYKPTDLTLEIQTMHRMNPDPRFRALPAFLHDE from the coding sequence ATGGCTTTTCGTGGATCCTTTGACCTTCTTCCGGGCCCTCCTCCCTCCGCCTTCTTCTCAGGCCGCGATGACCAGAGGACGGCGGAGTTCGACGACGCCTACCTCCGGGCCATCGGTAAGCTTCCACCTGTCCGCTTCGCTTCCATCCCCGCCCACCACGCCGCCGCACTCCACGACTCCATCGAGCTCCCGGCGACGTGCGAGCTGTACGCTGCCGCATTGGACTTCAGCGCCCACCTTTCATACCCGGCCGTCGAGGTCACCGACTTCGAGAGCTCGACGCGGCTGTCCGACTACGACGCCGACATCGACGTCAACCTCCGGAAGATGGAGCTGGACGTCAACCAGCGGCCCTCGCCAGGCTACCTGGATACGCTGCTGGGAGATCTCAAGAGCCAGTCCACTCGCGCCCGCCTCATCTTCTGGATGGAGGACGTCGCCCATCACTTCCGCTTGGCCGCCGGGACGCTTCAACGCGCCGTCTCCTACGTCGACCGCGTCCTGTCCGAGCGGACCCTGTGGCTGACTGACACGGAGATGGAGTATGCGCTCCATCTTCTGGGCGCCACGGCCGTCTACACCGCCGCCAAATACGAGGAGCACTGCACAATATCCAAGGTGAACGCCGCGGGCATCGCCAAAAGCTGTGGGTTCGCCACCGGCTTGGAGGTGATCGACATGGAGTTCGACATGGTGGCGGCGCTGGGGTACGATCTCAGCGGACCCACGGCTTATACCTTCGTGCACCACTTCACTAGGCACGACAAAGGAGGAGAGCAAGACTTGGAGGTTCAGCGGTTGGCACATCTCTTCGCCAAACAGTCGACCCTCGACTACAGATGGGTGCGTCACCCGCCGTCCGCCCTGGCGGCGTCGGCGGTCTTCCTCGCCAAGCTGATCCTGAACCCGGTGGCCAGCCAGGTGCCGCAGTGGAACGCAGACTTCGAGGAGCTGACGGGGTACAAGCCCACGGATCTCACCCTCGAAATTCAGACGATGCACAGGATGAATCCCGATCCTCGCTTCCGTGCGTTGCCAGCGTTCTTGCACGACGAGTAG